A window of Candidatus Omnitrophota bacterium contains these coding sequences:
- a CDS encoding lipoyl synthase, with the protein MPSWLLRPMPDSGAGKKISAYLKKKALESICENSRCPNIGECYSRGNVSFLILGRTCTRNCLFCALSNGSPEAVRHEEAGSIAEAVRDLGIRYVVITSVTRDDLSDGGTGHYLRVINAIKGLSPLTKIEALTPDFAGRKEAIEAVAASGIETFAHNMETIERLYSAVRPKSDYCRSLGVLAFAASLKKARIKSGFMLGLGEAEKEAFQLMEDIRATGCDFLTIGQYLRPKDSPLRAVEYIDPNRFESLKIAAYSMGFRSVASGPYIRSSYMAEALYGEGVS; encoded by the coding sequence ATGCCTTCCTGGCTCTTGAGGCCCATGCCGGATTCCGGAGCCGGTAAGAAAATAAGCGCCTATTTAAAGAAGAAGGCCCTGGAGAGTATTTGTGAGAACAGCCGCTGTCCTAATATTGGTGAATGCTATTCCCGAGGCAATGTCAGCTTTCTGATATTAGGAAGGACATGCACGCGGAACTGCCTTTTTTGCGCACTTAGTAATGGATCTCCTGAAGCGGTCAGGCATGAAGAGGCCGGGTCAATAGCGGAAGCGGTAAGAGATCTTGGAATCAGGTATGTGGTAATTACGTCTGTAACGAGAGACGATTTATCTGATGGAGGCACCGGCCATTACTTAAGAGTAATAAACGCGATAAAGGGCCTATCGCCGCTGACAAAGATTGAGGCCCTGACGCCCGATTTTGCGGGCCGAAAGGAAGCAATAGAGGCTGTGGCAGCATCCGGCATAGAGACATTTGCTCATAACATGGAAACGATAGAACGGCTTTATTCCGCGGTAAGGCCAAAATCGGATTACTGCCGTTCGTTGGGGGTATTGGCATTTGCAGCATCTTTGAAAAAAGCGAGGATTAAAAGCGGCTTTATGCTAGGGTTGGGGGAAGCTGAAAAAGAAGCATTTCAGCTTATGGAAGATATCAGGGCTACCGGATGCGATTTCCTGACAATCGGCCAATACCTTCGTCCCAAAGATTCACCGCTTCGCGCCGTAGAATATATAGATCCGAATAGATTCGAGTCTCTGAAAATTGCGGCATACAGTATGGGATTTAGGAGCGTTGCCAGCGGCCCTTACATAAGGAGCTCCTATATGGCTGAGGCGCTTTATGGGGAAGGGGTATCATGA